A part of Armigeres subalbatus isolate Guangzhou_Male unplaced genomic scaffold, GZ_Asu_2 Contig245, whole genome shotgun sequence genomic DNA contains:
- the LOC134203818 gene encoding glucose dehydrogenase [FAD, quinone]-like, with protein sequence MLFVKLSVWCTYIFYLVGTALLCAILNGSYHFYEWYHSNRFPSRTSYEYIIVGSGTAGSIIASGIPSDDVLLLEAGSMRSGLMDVPLLQPLLQGTNYDWRYQTEPQDDACGGLNNRRSYWPMGKVSGGTYMFNNMIHYRAEKADFKGWFSDDSELKTFMRGFDDMTNVEEVGFETDLGKAFIKAAGEASLEKDLFYKPNVSVSNGRRWTTNHKYLEQPNVGHETVFNALVNNIIFEGRRAVGVVLSKSGRRVQLMATKGIILTAGTIGSAKILLQSGVGPKEHLKQIGIKPIIEAKVGENLQDHITTGMDLVLLSKRLPFRAWNLLNPLNIGRYLFADGRNSSIGFGGCECLGFVNLGSNFTHTLGFMVLPVGITIDAGHHLRDLINLRQDVWNQYFLPLVDQDIQSVTILPILLHPNSKGFIKLRDADPQSSPVIQPNYLHDQRDIQTLITGLKILQQILDQSSMRALGAELNPKPFPGCEQHPFGSDSYWECYIRSLTLTLYHPVGTCRMGPESDASAVVSNVDFKVHHLDNLYVVDGSIMPNLPSGNPNSVIIALAKYFLKVKF encoded by the coding sequence ATGTTATTCGTCAAACTATCCGTATGGTGCACCTACATCTTCTACCTCGTTGGTACCGCCCTTTTGTGCGCGATACTGAACGGATCCTACCATTTCTACGAGTGGTACCATTCAAACCGATTCCCATCCCGGACAAGCTATGAGTACATCATCGTTGGATCTGGTACAGCTGGTTCAATCATCGCGTCCGGTATCCCCTCAGACGATGTGCTACTTCTGGAGGCCGGTTCCATGCGTTCTGGATTAATGGACGTTCCTTTGTTGCAACCCTTGCTCCAGGGAACGAATTATGACTGGCGATACCAAACGGAACCACAGGACGATGCTTGCGGAGGTTTGAATAACCGGCGAAGCTACTGGCCCATGGGTAAGGTATCCGGAGGAACGTATATGTTCAACAATATGATTCATTATAGGGCGGAAAAGGCGGATTTCAAAGGATGGTTCTCTGACGATTCtgaattgaaaactttcatGAGAGGGTTCGATGATATGACAAATGTGGAAGAGGTGGGATTCGAAACAGATTTGGGCAAGGCGTTCATCAAGGCAGCTGGAGAGGCCAGTTTGGAAAAAGATCTTTTCTACAAACCGAATGTGAGTGTGAGCAATGGAAGGCGATGGACAACAAATCATAAGTATCTCGAGCAGCCCAACGTGGGTCACGAAACTGTCTTTAACGCTCTGGTGAACAACATAATCTTCGAAGGTAGAAGAGCTGTTGGAGTTGTCCTTAGTAAATCCGGACGTCGTGTCCAATTGATGGCCACAAAAGGAATAATTTTGACTGCTGGTACAATAGGTAGCGCGAAAATTTTACTACAAAGCGGTGTTGGGCCAAAAGAACATCTAAAACAAATTGGTATAAAGCCAATTATTGAAGCGAAAGTTGGAGAGAATCTGCAGGATCACATAACTACTGGTATGGATTTGGTATTGCTGTCAAAACGACTTCCTTTTCGAGCTTGGAATTTACTCAATCCTCTAAATATTGGAAGGTATTTATTTGCCGACGGACGCAATTCATCAATCGGTTTCGGTGGATGTGAATGTCTAGGATTCGTCAATTTAGGATCTAACTTCACTCATACACTGGGATTTATGGTTCTCCCTGTGGGAATAACGATTGATGCGGGACATCATTTGCGTGACTTAATTAATCTTCGTCAAGATGTATGGAATCAATATTTCCTACCTTTGGTCGATCAAGATATACAGTCTGTGACGATTCTACCGATTTTATTACATCCCAACAGCAAAGGATTCATTAAACTACGTGATGCTGATCCCCAATCAAGCCCAGTAATTCAACCAAACTATCTACATGATCAGAGAGATATTCAAACGCTCATTACGGGACTGAAAATACTACAACAAATACTGGATCAATCGTCGATGAGGGCACTTGGTGCTGAACTTAATCCAAAGCCCTTCCCCGGCTGCGAACAACATCCATTCGGAAGCGATTCCTACTGGGAGTGCTACATCAGATCGCTCACTCTAACGCTGTATCATCCGGTGGGAACGTGCCGCATGGGACCGGAATCCGATGCGAGCGCTGTTGTGTCGAACGTGGACTTCAAAGTACATCACCTGGACAATCTGTACGTCGTGGATGGatccattatgccaaatttaCCGAGCGGTAACCCCAATTCAGTCATTATTGCCTTAGCGAAATATTTTCTTAAAGTAAAATTTTAG
- the LOC134203816 gene encoding sphingolipid delta(4)-desaturase DES1-like: protein MGQHVSRTDFEWTYTEEPHASRRKIILQKYPQIKKLFGYDPRFKWVASGMVLAQFAMLFVVKDQSWKMIMLLAYCVGGVINHSLALACHEIAHNLAFGHARPMANRLFGFFCNLPIGLPMSISFKKYHLEHHRYQGDEVIDTDLPTLLEAKLFCNTLGKLLWVIMQPLFYMFRPLIVNPKPPQKLEIVNAIIQLIFNAIVVYFFGWKVMVYLVVGSLMAMGLHPVAGHFISEHYMFAKGFETYSYYGPLNWITFNVGYHNEHHDFPAVPGRYLPEVKRIAPEFYDTIPQHDSWSRVLYDFVTDPAIGPYARIKRKARGLDS, encoded by the coding sequence ATGGGTCAGCACGTGTCCCGGACGGACTTCGAGTGGACTTACACCGAGGAACCGCACGCCAGTCGACGAAAAATAATCCTGCAAAAGTACCCACAAATCAAAAAGCTTTTTGGATATGATCCGCGATTCAAGTGGGTGGCTAGTGGCATGGTTCTGGCTCAGTTTGCAATGTTGTTTGTGGTGAAGGATCAGTCGTGGAAGATGATTATGCTGCTGGCATATTGCGTCGGAGGAGTGATAAATCATTCGCTTGCACTGGCCTGCCATGAGATTGCTCACAATTTAGCATTCGGACATGCGAGGCCCATGGCAAACCGACTGTTTGGATTTTTCTGCAATCTCCCGATCGGCCTGCCCATGTCGATTAGTTTCAAGAAGTATCATCTGGAACACCATCGGTATCAGGGGGACGAAGTGATCGACACGGATTTGCCGACTCTGCTGGAGGCGAAACTCTTTTGCAATACATTAGGAAAGCTCCTTTGGGTTATCATGCAGCCACTATTCTACATGTTCCGGCCGCTGATTGTCAACCCGAAACCACCGCAAAAGCTGGAGATTGTGAATGCTATCATACAGTTGATATTCAACGCTATAGTGGTTTACTTCTTCGGTTGGAAGGTGATGGTGTATCTGGTGGTGGGTTCGCTGATGGCTATGGGTCTACATCCGGTTGCGGGACACTTCATTTCCGAGCACTACATGTTTGCCAAGGGATTCGAAACctattcctattatggaccacTGAACTGGATTACGTTCAACGTGGGTTACCACAACGAGCATCACGACTTCCCGGCCGTTCCAGGTCGGTATCTGCCGGAAGTGAAACGAATCGCGCCAGAGTTTTACGATACTATCCCTCAGCACGATTCGTGGAGTAGAGTGCTGTACGACTTCGTCACCGATCCCGCCATAGGACCGTACGCGCGAATCAAGAGAAAGGCGAGGGGACTGGATTCCTAG